In a genomic window of Carassius gibelio isolate Cgi1373 ecotype wild population from Czech Republic chromosome A3, carGib1.2-hapl.c, whole genome shotgun sequence:
- the LOC127954809 gene encoding erythropoietin receptor-like gives MAKMRSDRLKIVFVLCLAFVSIGGQHFESKVAQLLRDESEDIKCFVEVKDLTCFWEEERNSLPDQYTFTYSYENKNKDCVVSSLSLLASNKTVFFCKLPKTPFFTTLDVQVSRDRRMLYSRSLNAENFMFLDPPRNLTVLSSGKEGQLNVSWLPPLLKYMDDSMIYEVRYAEEGSNMGKVEVIKVSTMLVLLGLQSDTRYKVWVRVKPDGVAYKGYWSAWTEPVLGVTQPSELDPLIMLLVLFIGLILCLLSMTVILSHQKFLLKKLWPDIPTPERKFPGLFTVYKGDFKEWMSQNNSSMWGRSVHVFTEELPSPLEVLSEVSLSSHGTSQREERKPVEEDEEKESERSDSGLPDRWREPPQAHWLMEQLRTLQENPQPLSQSLLPQSHDTYVTLNQNSQGDGVREVDDVFEETLPLQTLFATAGTPSLNTSHSDLGSLQQSSGSGRLSSQSSFEYPNNTWPPKGPGYTYMAVADSGVSMDYSPMSSSRIVELGRHRMYTNDYKNEIFLHKWPLSGEHTKSGSDFCMGPVW, from the exons aTGGCAAAAATGAGGAGTGACAGATTGAAAATAGTTTTTGTGTTGTGTCTTGCTTTCGTCTCTATAGGTGGACAACATTTTGAAAGTAAAG TGGCCCAGTTACTGCGAGACGAATCAGAAGATATTAAATGTTTTGTGGAGGTGAAGGATCTCACTTGCTTTTGGGAAGAGGAGAGGAATAGTTTACCTGATCAGTATACCTTCACATATTCATACGA GAATAAGAACAAGGATTGTGTGGTTTCATCTCTGTCTTTACTGGCCAGTAACAAAACCGTCTTCTTCTGCAAACTGCCCAAAACCCCTTTCTTCACGACGCTTGATGTGCAAGTTTCTCGTGATCGCCGGATGCTCTACAGTCGTAGCCTTAACGCTGAGAATTTCA TGTTTCTAGATCCTCCCAGAAACCTCACGGTCTTGAGTTCTGGGAAGGAAGGGCAGTTGAACGTGAGCTGGCTGCCTCCTCTACTCAAGTACATGGATGACAGTATGATATATGAGGTCAGATATGCAGAGGAGGGAAGTAACATGGGCAAG GTGGAGGTCATAAAGGTCAGCACGATGCTGGTTTTGCTGGGCTTACAGTCGGACACCAGATACAAGGTGTGGGTCCGTGTCAAACCTGATGGTGTTGCCTACAAAGGCTACTGGAGTGCTTGGACCGAGCCTGTGCTTGGAGTCACACAGCCCAGCG agctGGATCCACTGATCATGCTACTGGTGCTTTTCATCGGACTGATCCTCTGCCTGCTGTCTATGACTGTGATTCTGTCCCACCAAAA ATTTCTTCTTAAGAAACTCTGGCCTGACATCCCGACACCAGAGCGAAAGTTTCCAGGTCTTTTTACCGTCTACAAAGGGGATTTTAAG GAGTGGATGAGCCAGAATAATAGCAGCATGTGGGGCAGATCAGTCCATGTGTTCACAGAGGAACTTCCTTCACCGCTGGAGGTCTTGTCCGAGGTTTCCCTGTCCAGCCACGGGACGTCtcagagagaggagaggaaacCTGTGGAGGAGGACGAGGAGAAGGAGAGCGAGCGTTCGGACTCGGGGTTACCGGACAGATGGCGGGAACCTCCTCAAGCTCACTGGCTCATGGAGCAACTGAGGACGCTTCAAGAAAACCCCCAACCTCTGTCCCAGTCACTGTTACCGCAGTCACATGACACCTACGTCACTCTCAATCAAAACTCCCAAGGAGACGGCGTGCGAGAGGTGGACGATGTCTTTGAGGAGACGTTACCGCTGCAGACACTCTTCGCCACCGCAGGAACGCCGTCCTTGAACACCTCACACTCAGACCTCGGCTCCCTCCAGCAGAGCTCGGGTTCGGGCAGACTGTCGTCACAATCCAGCTTTGAGTATCCCAACAACACGTGGCCCCCCAAAGGGCCGGGATACACCTACATGGCGGTCGCAGACTCGGGGGTCTCCATGGACTACAGCCCCATGAGCTCCAGCAGGATCGTGGAGCTCGGGAGACACAGGATGTACACAAATGATTACAAAAACGAGATTTTTCTCCATAAGTGGCCGCTCTCCGGTGAACACACTAAATCCGGATCAGACTTCTGCATGGGTCCCGTTTGGTAA